Proteins from a genomic interval of Bradyrhizobium sp. CCBAU 53340:
- a CDS encoding FadR/GntR family transcriptional regulator yields MPLEAVEARRLYRQVADQLRSLIDSGEYAVGSRLPTERELADQLKVSRPTVREALIALEVEGRVRIRVGSGIYVTEPADATPVPSAVIEGPFELLRAREFLESAIAEQAARVATKDDIARIDAALDAMENVEHPGEASMVHDRAFHVAIAGCLGNAVLVRVVGELFDQRLNPYFAQLAHYFENPGTWRTALDEHRAVRDAIAARRPMTAHDAMRDHLAHSQERFAQNFGAETGAGAPVARSAAAPAKPKRASNKAAKSSGGRRR; encoded by the coding sequence GTGCCGCTGGAAGCTGTGGAGGCGAGACGGCTCTATCGCCAGGTCGCCGATCAATTGCGAAGCCTGATCGACAGCGGCGAGTACGCGGTCGGCAGCCGTTTGCCGACCGAGCGCGAGCTCGCCGATCAGCTCAAGGTCTCGCGGCCGACGGTGCGCGAAGCCCTGATCGCGCTCGAGGTGGAGGGGCGCGTCCGCATCCGCGTCGGGTCCGGCATCTATGTGACCGAGCCTGCCGACGCCACGCCGGTTCCTTCAGCCGTCATCGAAGGTCCGTTCGAGCTGCTGCGTGCCCGCGAATTCCTGGAAAGCGCCATTGCCGAGCAGGCCGCGCGGGTGGCGACCAAGGATGACATCGCCCGCATCGACGCGGCCCTCGACGCGATGGAGAATGTCGAACATCCCGGCGAGGCCTCGATGGTCCATGATCGCGCTTTCCATGTCGCGATCGCCGGCTGTCTCGGCAATGCCGTGCTGGTGCGCGTGGTCGGCGAGCTGTTCGATCAGCGCCTCAATCCCTATTTCGCGCAGCTTGCACATTATTTCGAGAATCCGGGCACTTGGCGTACTGCGCTCGACGAGCATCGGGCCGTGCGCGACGCCATTGCGGCGCGCCGGCCAATGACCGCTCACGACGCCATGCGCGACCACCTTGCGCATTCGCAGGAGCGCTTTGCGCAGAACTTTGGCGCTGAGACAGGCGCAGGGGCGCCGGTGGCGCGATCCGCGGCCGCGCCGGCGAAACCAAAGCGAGCGTCAAACAAAGCCGCCAAGAGCAGCGGCGGCCGACGACGATGA
- a CDS encoding sialic acid TRAP transporter substrate-binding protein SiaP, producing the protein MVLAMSVAAMFATTGAGMAQTKLKWAHVYETSEPFHTASVWAAQEIGKRTNGRYQIDVYPASQLGKEADINQGLSLGSVDIIISGSSFAAKSFPPIGVTYYPYTFRDADHLLAYTKSDIFKELAKGYEEKSGHHIVAVTYYGVRQTSSNKPIKTCADMKGLKMRVPDVPAYLAMPRACGANTAPIAFAEVYLALQNGTVEAQENPLTTIEAKKFYEVQKHIVLTGHIVDHLNTVIAGALWKKLSDEDKKIFTDVAQEAAAKATEEIKQNEAKLVAFFKEKGLTVTEVDKNEFRDAVLKNVPFETFGYRKADWERIQAVK; encoded by the coding sequence ATGGTTCTGGCGATGTCGGTCGCCGCAATGTTTGCGACCACCGGGGCCGGCATGGCGCAGACCAAGCTGAAATGGGCCCATGTCTACGAGACCTCGGAGCCGTTCCACACCGCATCGGTGTGGGCCGCGCAGGAGATCGGCAAGCGCACCAACGGGCGCTACCAGATCGACGTCTATCCGGCCTCGCAGCTCGGCAAGGAAGCCGACATCAACCAGGGGCTCTCGCTCGGCTCGGTCGATATCATCATCTCCGGCTCGAGCTTCGCGGCCAAGAGCTTCCCGCCGATCGGCGTGACTTATTATCCCTACACCTTCCGCGACGCCGATCATCTGCTGGCCTACACCAAGAGCGACATCTTCAAGGAGCTCGCCAAGGGCTATGAAGAGAAGAGCGGCCACCACATCGTCGCGGTGACCTATTACGGCGTGCGCCAGACCTCGTCGAACAAGCCGATCAAGACCTGCGCCGACATGAAGGGCCTGAAGATGCGCGTGCCCGACGTGCCGGCCTACCTTGCGATGCCGCGCGCCTGCGGCGCCAACACCGCGCCGATCGCGTTCGCCGAAGTCTATCTCGCACTCCAGAACGGCACGGTCGAGGCACAGGAGAACCCGCTGACCACGATCGAGGCCAAGAAGTTCTACGAGGTGCAGAAGCACATCGTGCTGACCGGCCATATCGTCGACCACCTCAATACGGTGATCGCGGGCGCGCTCTGGAAGAAGCTCAGCGACGAGGACAAGAAGATCTTCACCGACGTCGCTCAGGAAGCCGCGGCCAAGGCGACCGAGGAGATCAAGCAGAACGAGGCCAAGCTAGTCGCCTTCTTCAAGGAGAAGGGCCTGACCGTGACCGAGGTCGACAAGAACGAATTCCGCGACGCCGTTCTCAAGAACGTTCCGTTCGAGACCTTCGGCTATCGCAAAGCCGACTGGGAGCGGATCCAGGCGGTGAAATAA
- a CDS encoding TRAP transporter small permease, whose protein sequence is MSTAEIHRQITGEEIAHTFEEEATPKVDLGIYAFEDWVALAIFWVMALAVFLQFFTRYVLNDSYAWTEEIATYCLIGVVFIGASMCVRLSRHIQVDLIYRYLPGVVARTLSTLIDLIRIVFFGYAIKLVWVYIQIIGDESMTTINFPKNYVYYAVLAGFVLMFARSLQVALQHLRQGYSILERPGAYDGFEG, encoded by the coding sequence ATGTCGACCGCCGAAATACACCGGCAGATCACCGGGGAGGAGATCGCCCATACCTTCGAGGAGGAGGCGACGCCGAAGGTCGATCTCGGCATCTACGCCTTCGAGGATTGGGTGGCGCTGGCGATCTTCTGGGTGATGGCGCTCGCCGTCTTCCTCCAGTTCTTCACCCGCTACGTGCTCAACGACAGCTACGCCTGGACCGAGGAGATCGCGACCTACTGCCTGATCGGCGTGGTCTTCATCGGTGCCTCGATGTGCGTGCGGCTGTCGCGGCACATCCAGGTCGATCTGATCTACCGCTATCTGCCTGGTGTCGTCGCGCGCACGCTGTCCACATTGATCGACCTGATCCGGATCGTCTTCTTCGGCTACGCCATCAAGCTGGTCTGGGTCTACATCCAGATCATTGGCGATGAGTCCATGACCACGATCAACTTTCCCAAGAACTACGTCTATTACGCGGTGCTGGCAGGCTTCGTGCTGATGTTCGCGCGCTCGCTGCAGGTCGCCCTGCAGCATCTGCGGCAGGGCTATTCGATCCTCGAACGCCCCGGCGCCTACGACGGTTTTGAAGGGTAA
- a CDS encoding TRAP transporter large permease, with the protein MLLLLGGFLILMLLGVPVAIAMAASSLLYILVSGVTPDVTLAQRMIAGVESFPLLAVPFFILAGNLMNIAGVTGRIYKFAVALVGWMRGGLGHVNIIGSVIFSGMSGTAIADAAGLGTIEIKAMKDHGYTTEFSVGVTAASATLGPIIPPSLPFVIYGMMANVSIGALFLGGVIPGIVMTLLMMATVTYFAHRNKWGSDTPFSWSQLGSAGLEIVIVFSFPLAIWLMVLAGMSTNLAVVIGLGALLAIDWYFDFSAVMALMAPVILIGGMTLGWFTPTEAAVAAVIWSLFLGLVRYRTMTLKTVAKATFDTIETTASVLFIVTAASIFAWLLTVSQAAQLLSDWMLSITHNKWVFLALANVLILFVGCFIDTTAAITILVPILLPIVLKLGIDPIHFGLIMTLNLMIGLLHPPLGMVLFVLARVAKLSVERTTVAILPWLVPLLLALIAITYIPDLTLWLPKYMGLSK; encoded by the coding sequence ATGCTGCTGTTGCTTGGCGGTTTTCTCATCCTGATGCTGCTCGGCGTTCCCGTGGCGATTGCCATGGCCGCGTCCTCGCTGCTCTACATCCTGGTCAGCGGCGTGACGCCCGACGTCACGCTCGCGCAGCGCATGATCGCGGGCGTCGAGAGCTTTCCGCTGCTCGCCGTGCCGTTCTTCATCCTGGCCGGCAATCTCATGAACATCGCCGGCGTCACCGGACGCATCTACAAATTCGCGGTCGCGCTTGTGGGGTGGATGCGCGGCGGTCTCGGCCACGTCAACATCATCGGTTCCGTGATCTTCTCCGGCATGTCCGGCACCGCGATCGCGGATGCCGCCGGTCTCGGCACCATCGAGATCAAGGCGATGAAGGACCACGGCTACACCACCGAGTTCTCGGTCGGCGTCACCGCGGCCTCGGCCACGCTCGGGCCGATCATTCCGCCGTCGCTGCCCTTCGTGATCTACGGCATGATGGCCAACGTCTCGATCGGTGCGCTGTTCTTGGGCGGCGTCATTCCCGGCATCGTCATGACGCTGCTGATGATGGCCACCGTCACCTATTTCGCGCACCGGAACAAATGGGGCAGCGATACGCCGTTCTCCTGGTCGCAGCTCGGCTCGGCCGGCCTCGAAATCGTCATCGTGTTCTCGTTCCCGCTGGCGATCTGGCTGATGGTGCTGGCCGGGATGTCGACCAACCTGGCCGTCGTCATCGGGCTCGGCGCGCTGCTCGCGATCGACTGGTACTTCGACTTCTCGGCGGTGATGGCGCTGATGGCGCCCGTCATCCTGATCGGCGGCATGACGCTCGGCTGGTTCACGCCGACCGAAGCCGCCGTCGCGGCGGTGATCTGGTCGCTGTTTCTCGGCCTCGTGCGCTACCGCACCATGACCTTGAAGACCGTGGCGAAGGCGACCTTCGACACCATCGAGACCACAGCCTCGGTCCTCTTCATCGTCACCGCAGCCTCGATCTTCGCCTGGCTGCTGACGGTGTCGCAGGCGGCCCAGCTGCTCTCGGACTGGATGCTCAGCATCACCCACAACAAATGGGTGTTCCTGGCGCTCGCCAACGTGTTGATCCTGTTCGTCGGCTGCTTCATCGACACCACGGCCGCGATCACCATTCTGGTGCCGATCCTGCTGCCGATCGTGCTCAAGCTCGGGATCGACCCGATCCATTTCGGCTTGATCATGACGCTGAACCTGATGATCGGCCTGTTGCACCCGCCGCTCGGCATGGTGCTGTTCGTGCTCGCGCGCGTGGCAAAGCTCTCGGTCGAGCGAACGACGGTGGCGATCCTGCCTTGGCTGGTGCCGCTGCTGCTCGCGTTGATCGCGATCACCTACATTCCCGACCTGACCCTCTGGCTGCCGAAATACATGGGACTCTCCAAATGA
- a CDS encoding L-idonate 5-dehydrogenase, with protein sequence MTSTFLAATLFGPEDLRMVEHPLPKLTEGMVRIRFGAGGICGSDMHYFRHARTGDFVVKSPLVLGHEISGEVVEIAGSAASLKIGDRVAVNPSRWCGHCGACREGRQNLCENIYFMGSASKTPHMQGGFANYFDAVPAQCVKIPDHVSYQAAALAEPLAVCLHAVARAGNIEGKRGIIFGAGPIGLLTMLAARRAGMADITVADIAPAPLAFATRLGASHVENVSSGEEGLKAQAAARPYDVAFEVSGTAAGLASAIGIVRRGGVVVQIGNLPGGQIPTPSNAVMAKEIDLRGSFRFGLEFMTAVELIGAGSVDVLSLVTAERPLSTAPDALRLALDRSQSVKVVLTAN encoded by the coding sequence ATGACCTCGACCTTTCTCGCCGCAACGCTGTTCGGGCCCGAAGATCTGCGCATGGTGGAGCATCCGCTTCCCAAGCTCACCGAGGGCATGGTCCGCATCCGCTTCGGTGCCGGCGGCATCTGCGGCTCGGACATGCACTACTTCCGTCACGCCCGGACCGGCGACTTCGTGGTGAAGTCGCCGCTGGTGCTTGGTCATGAGATCTCGGGCGAGGTCGTGGAGATCGCGGGCTCCGCGGCGAGCCTGAAGATCGGCGACCGCGTCGCTGTCAATCCGTCGCGCTGGTGCGGCCATTGCGGCGCCTGCCGTGAGGGCCGGCAGAACCTCTGCGAGAACATCTACTTCATGGGCTCGGCGTCGAAGACGCCGCACATGCAGGGCGGCTTTGCGAACTATTTCGACGCGGTGCCCGCGCAGTGCGTCAAGATTCCCGATCATGTCTCCTACCAGGCCGCTGCGCTGGCCGAGCCGCTCGCGGTCTGCCTGCACGCGGTGGCACGTGCCGGCAACATCGAGGGCAAGCGCGGCATCATCTTCGGTGCCGGCCCGATCGGGCTGCTGACCATGCTGGCCGCGCGTCGCGCCGGGATGGCGGACATTACGGTGGCCGACATCGCGCCGGCGCCGCTCGCCTTCGCGACACGGCTCGGCGCCTCGCATGTCGAGAACGTGTCCAGCGGCGAAGAGGGCCTGAAAGCGCAGGCCGCCGCGCGCCCCTACGATGTTGCGTTCGAGGTCTCGGGCACGGCTGCGGGTCTTGCCAGTGCGATCGGGATCGTGCGGCGCGGCGGCGTGGTGGTGCAGATCGGCAATCTGCCGGGCGGCCAAATTCCGACGCCGTCGAACGCGGTGATGGCCAAGGAGATCGACCTGCGCGGCTCGTTCCGCTTCGGCCTCGAATTCATGACGGCGGTGGAACTGATCGGCGCCGGCAGCGTCGACGTGCTGTCGCTGGTCACCGCCGAGCGGCCGCTGTCGACCGCGCCGGATGCGCTGCGGCTGGCGCTCGACCGCTCGCAGAGCGTCAAGGTCGTGCTGACCGCAAATTGA
- the uxuA gene encoding mannonate dehydratase translates to MLEGWRWYGPDDPVSLDDVRQAGATDIVSALHQVPIGEAWTRKAVEERKNFIENGQPGRSQLTWSVVESIPIPDDVKRLGGQATKSIEAWIASLEAVAASGIKIICYNFMPVVDWCRTDLEWELPNGARAMRFDQDRFAAFELHILKRPAAVQEYSPEQQARAKALFEKMSQADIDYLVMVIASALPGSTTEPMTIPQFRDRLETYRDITPKILRRHLAEFLARATPVAEQLGVSLTLHPDDPPRPLFGLPRIASSADDYQALFDAVPSKANGICLCTGSLGVRPENNLPEMAERFGPRIAFAHLRATKREADGLSFHESDHLDGDVDMVAVLKALLKENARRSPDNRIVFRPDHGHRMLDDLAATKRTNPGYTAIGRLRGLAELRGAIRAIGHR, encoded by the coding sequence ATGCTCGAAGGGTGGCGCTGGTACGGGCCCGATGATCCTGTCTCGCTCGACGATGTCCGCCAGGCCGGGGCGACGGACATTGTCTCGGCGTTGCATCAGGTGCCGATCGGGGAGGCCTGGACGCGCAAGGCGGTCGAGGAACGCAAGAACTTCATCGAGAACGGCCAGCCGGGCCGCTCGCAATTGACTTGGTCGGTGGTGGAATCGATTCCGATCCCCGACGACGTCAAGCGTCTCGGGGGCCAGGCAACGAAGTCCATCGAGGCGTGGATCGCGAGCCTGGAGGCCGTCGCCGCCTCCGGCATCAAGATCATCTGCTACAACTTCATGCCTGTGGTCGACTGGTGCCGCACTGACCTTGAATGGGAGCTGCCGAACGGCGCCCGCGCCATGCGCTTCGACCAGGATCGCTTTGCGGCATTCGAGCTGCATATTCTGAAGCGGCCGGCCGCGGTTCAGGAATACTCGCCTGAGCAGCAGGCGCGTGCGAAAGCGCTGTTCGAGAAGATGAGCCAGGCCGACATCGACTATCTCGTCATGGTGATCGCCAGTGCGCTGCCGGGCTCGACCACCGAGCCGATGACGATCCCGCAATTCCGCGACCGGCTGGAGACTTATCGCGACATCACGCCAAAAATCCTGCGGCGGCATCTGGCTGAATTTCTCGCGCGCGCGACGCCGGTTGCCGAGCAGCTCGGCGTGTCGCTGACGCTGCATCCGGACGACCCGCCGCGACCCCTGTTCGGCCTGCCGCGCATTGCCTCTTCGGCCGACGACTATCAGGCGCTGTTCGATGCCGTGCCGTCGAAGGCCAACGGCATCTGCCTGTGCACCGGCTCGCTCGGCGTGCGGCCTGAGAATAATCTGCCCGAAATGGCCGAACGTTTCGGCCCGCGCATTGCCTTTGCGCATCTGCGCGCCACCAAGCGCGAGGCCGATGGCTTGTCCTTCCACGAGTCCGACCATCTCGACGGCGACGTCGACATGGTCGCGGTGCTCAAGGCGCTGCTGAAGGAGAACGCGCGGCGGTCACCGGACAACAGGATCGTGTTCCGCCCCGATCACGGGCACCGCATGCTGGACGATCTCGCCGCCACCAAGCGCACCAATCCCGGCTACACCGCAATCGGCCGCCTGCGCGGCCTTGCGGAGCTGCGCGGTGCGATCAGGGCGATCGGGCATCGGTGA
- a CDS encoding TetR/AcrR family transcriptional regulator yields the protein MLKRMPPPSKRTNDPERTKRDILEVAMAEFASEGYSGARVDAIAARTRTSKRMIYYYFGGKEQLYLAVLEEAYRSIRALEDQLDIASCDAREGLRRLIEATFDHDERNPNFIRLVSIENIHHGKHLKQNQQLRQLNASVIATLDRLLKRGRSEGVFRDDVDAIDLHLAISSYCFFRVANRHTFGALFDRDLSEPKVLARSRTQIVEMILAWLGKKRAN from the coding sequence ATGCTCAAGCGCATGCCGCCACCATCGAAGCGCACCAACGACCCCGAGCGCACCAAGCGCGACATCCTCGAAGTGGCGATGGCCGAATTCGCCTCGGAGGGCTATTCCGGCGCCCGGGTCGATGCCATCGCGGCGCGGACGCGCACGTCGAAGCGGATGATCTATTATTATTTCGGCGGCAAGGAGCAGCTCTACCTCGCGGTGCTGGAGGAGGCCTATCGCAGCATCCGCGCGCTGGAGGACCAGCTCGATATCGCAAGCTGCGACGCGCGCGAGGGCCTGCGCCGGCTGATCGAGGCGACCTTCGACCACGACGAGCGCAATCCGAATTTCATCCGCCTCGTCTCAATCGAGAACATCCACCATGGCAAGCACCTGAAGCAGAACCAGCAGCTGCGCCAGCTCAACGCCAGCGTGATCGCGACGCTCGATCGTCTCCTCAAGCGCGGCCGCAGCGAAGGCGTTTTCCGCGACGACGTCGACGCCATCGATCTGCATCTGGCGATCTCCTCCTACTGCTTCTTCCGCGTCGCCAACCGGCACACGTTCGGCGCCCTGTTCGACCGCGATCTCAGCGAGCCCAAGGTGCTGGCGAGGAGCCGGACGCAGATCGTGGAGATGATATTGGCGTGGCTGGGGAAGAAGCGGGCGAACTAG
- a CDS encoding MFS transporter, with the protein MSSISTASLHAPSSADVSQSKLPKRAALVSFVGSMLEYYDFFIYGTAAALIFPKVFFANVDPGTATLLALLSFGIGYIARPVGAVILGHFGDRIGRKTVLLFTLVVMGFSTLAIGLLPDAKTIGNAAPIILTLLRLLQGLSAAGEQSGANSLTLEHSANSNRAFFTSWTLSGTQAGAILATLVFIPVASMPEDQLLSWGWRIPFLLSALVLLVAYLVRRTMPETPVFEDIKDKAQVARFPVIALLRDYWPDVLRVIVCALIATVSTLTAVFALGYATSKFGVARPTMLWAGVLGNVVALFAQPLWALLADRIGRKPVFIGGVLGCAVLLFPYFMLVTSGSTPAIFAAAIGLYIIYSAPNAIWPSFYAEMFEARVRYSGTAIGTQLGFLAAGFTPLVSASLVGEGPTGWIPVAIFVAGCCVASAAAAMTARETHKVDIADLGKRRA; encoded by the coding sequence ATGAGCTCGATCTCAACTGCATCGCTGCACGCGCCATCCAGCGCGGACGTTTCGCAAAGCAAGCTGCCCAAGCGCGCCGCGCTGGTCAGCTTCGTCGGCAGTATGCTGGAATACTACGATTTCTTCATCTACGGCACCGCGGCGGCGCTGATCTTTCCAAAAGTGTTCTTCGCCAATGTCGATCCCGGCACCGCGACGCTGCTGGCGCTGCTGTCGTTCGGCATCGGCTATATCGCGCGGCCCGTCGGCGCCGTGATCCTCGGCCATTTCGGCGACCGCATCGGCCGCAAGACGGTGCTGCTGTTCACGCTGGTGGTGATGGGCTTCTCGACGCTGGCGATCGGCCTGTTGCCCGATGCCAAGACGATCGGCAATGCCGCGCCCATCATCCTGACGCTGCTGCGCCTGTTGCAGGGCCTGTCGGCGGCCGGCGAGCAGAGCGGGGCGAACTCGCTGACGCTGGAGCATTCCGCCAATTCCAACCGCGCCTTCTTCACGAGCTGGACGCTGAGCGGCACCCAGGCCGGTGCGATCCTGGCGACGCTGGTGTTCATTCCCGTCGCCAGCATGCCGGAAGACCAATTGCTGAGCTGGGGCTGGCGCATTCCGTTCCTGCTCTCGGCGCTGGTGCTGCTGGTCGCCTATCTGGTGCGCCGAACCATGCCGGAAACGCCTGTGTTCGAGGACATCAAGGACAAGGCGCAGGTGGCGCGCTTCCCCGTCATCGCGCTGCTGCGTGACTATTGGCCGGACGTGCTGCGCGTCATCGTCTGCGCGCTGATCGCGACCGTCAGCACGCTGACCGCGGTGTTCGCGCTCGGCTATGCTACCAGCAAGTTCGGCGTCGCGCGTCCGACCATGCTGTGGGCCGGCGTGCTTGGCAATGTCGTGGCGCTGTTCGCGCAGCCGCTCTGGGCCTTGCTCGCCGACAGGATCGGCCGCAAGCCGGTGTTCATCGGCGGCGTGCTCGGCTGCGCCGTGCTGCTGTTCCCTTACTTCATGCTGGTGACGTCGGGCAGCACGCCCGCGATCTTCGCCGCCGCGATCGGCCTCTACATCATCTACTCGGCGCCGAACGCGATCTGGCCGTCGTTCTATGCGGAGATGTTCGAAGCGCGCGTGCGCTATTCCGGCACCGCGATCGGCACCCAGCTCGGCTTCCTTGCCGCCGGCTTCACGCCGCTGGTGAGCGCGAGCCTGGTCGGCGAAGGCCCGACCGGCTGGATCCCGGTTGCGATCTTCGTCGCGGGCTGCTGCGTCGCCTCGGCCGCGGCCGCAATGACCGCGCGCGAAACCCACAAGGTCGACATCGCCGATCTCGGCAAGCGCCGCGCATAA
- a CDS encoding carboxylesterase/lipase family protein: MLTNAVPTTLGPIVGAEQGHIRAFKGVPFATARRFARATPPPAWTEPRRCTEYGAYAQQPGHLDQAEDSCLSLNIWMPDGADRPLPVLFFIHGGAFVTGGGADYDGAFLAAPGPAVIVTINYRLGPLGFLQLHRHGLAEANNLAISDSLAALDWVHANIANFGGDPQKVTLAGQSAGASLVIALATLPQAKGKFARALALSAPGRNIMSADHADIVARRVLAELELENDASAIASVPLTKLFAAVERVGRRIADETDSGTVFGPVLDGSVIPREPRDAFADGSLRDIPLWLGSCRDEMAMFLKSTPPAAMIRTTERNLRTAFGDAGWERLLAYYRGSARLDEDPYEALLSDAFWHRPMADLARSHAAAGGAVWLSRFDHRPALEPFLSQGPTHGADNACLWAHLPDFIDRPILKRKGGPMTRADIDVAARFQISLLRFVTSGVPDVAEAWPRFEPAKEPLAIFGQPFRIVSLKEGARFRIWAELGA; the protein is encoded by the coding sequence ATGCTGACCAACGCTGTTCCAACCACGCTCGGCCCCATTGTCGGGGCCGAGCAGGGGCACATCCGCGCCTTCAAGGGCGTGCCCTTCGCGACCGCGCGGCGCTTCGCCAGGGCGACGCCGCCGCCTGCGTGGACGGAGCCGCGTCGCTGCACGGAGTACGGCGCCTATGCGCAGCAGCCCGGGCATCTCGATCAGGCGGAGGACTCCTGTCTCAGCCTCAACATCTGGATGCCTGATGGAGCCGATCGTCCGCTGCCGGTGCTGTTCTTCATCCATGGCGGCGCCTTCGTCACCGGCGGCGGCGCCGACTATGACGGCGCATTCCTCGCCGCGCCTGGCCCGGCCGTCATCGTCACCATCAACTACCGGCTCGGCCCGCTCGGCTTCCTGCAACTGCATCGTCACGGACTAGCCGAGGCCAACAATCTGGCGATCTCGGATTCGCTAGCCGCGCTCGACTGGGTCCACGCCAACATCGCCAATTTCGGCGGCGATCCCCAGAAGGTGACGCTGGCGGGCCAATCGGCCGGTGCGTCCCTGGTGATCGCGCTCGCGACGCTGCCGCAGGCGAAAGGCAAGTTCGCTCGCGCGCTGGCGCTGAGCGCGCCGGGTCGCAACATCATGAGCGCCGATCATGCCGACATCGTCGCGCGCCGTGTGCTGGCCGAGCTCGAACTTGAGAATGATGCGAGCGCAATCGCATCGGTGCCGCTGACAAAGCTCTTTGCAGCTGTCGAGCGTGTCGGCCGCAGGATCGCCGACGAAACGGATTCAGGCACCGTGTTCGGGCCGGTGCTCGACGGCAGCGTAATCCCGCGCGAGCCGCGCGATGCCTTCGCCGATGGAAGCTTGCGCGACATACCGCTCTGGCTCGGCTCCTGCCGTGACGAGATGGCGATGTTTTTGAAGAGCACGCCGCCGGCGGCGATGATCCGCACCACCGAGCGCAATTTGCGCACAGCTTTCGGCGATGCCGGCTGGGAGCGGTTGCTGGCCTATTATCGCGGTTCGGCGCGCCTCGACGAGGATCCCTATGAGGCGCTGCTGTCCGATGCATTCTGGCATCGCCCGATGGCTGATCTGGCGCGAAGCCACGCGGCAGCGGGCGGCGCGGTGTGGCTCAGCCGATTCGACCATCGCCCGGCGCTGGAGCCGTTCCTGTCGCAGGGGCCGACGCATGGCGCCGACAATGCCTGCCTCTGGGCGCACCTGCCTGACTTCATCGACCGCCCGATCCTGAAGCGCAAGGGCGGTCCGATGACGCGAGCCGACATCGACGTCGCGGCGCGGTTTCAGATCAGCCTGCTGCGGTTCGTGACATCAGGGGTGCCCGACGTTGCGGAAGCCTGGCCACGGTTTGAACCGGCCAAGGAGCCGCTGGCCATCTTCGGCCAGCCGTTTCGCATTGTGTCCCTCAAGGAAGGCGCGCGCTTCCGCATCTGGGCGGAACTGGGCGCGTGA
- a CDS encoding MFS transporter: MTTSPHATSPRHSAPPRLAIVLFSLAMGGFAIGTTEFASMSLLPFFAADLHIDEPTAGHAISAYALGVVLGAPLIAVLGAKFARRTQLLALMAVFALGNALTALAPSFGSMVAARFLSGLPHGAYFGIAALVAASLVPQHRRSQAVGQVMLGLTVATIIGVPLANLIGQALGWRASFGLVSVLALLTVLLCALFAPRDQAGRSDPLRELGALKSRRVWTTLAISAIGFGGMFAVYTYLATTLIEVTKVSTEVIPFFLAIFGIGATLGNLFVPRFADRALMPTAGGILVFATVALLAFPLVAGNRWLLAIDIFAIGASVALGAILQTRLMDVAGDAQALAAALNHSAFNTANALGPFLGGLAIRQGLGWTSTGPVGAALAVLGLLIWFVAWRDTDLTPVAHASSSEAAPREVAPLKHAPPLAPDNRSRSRDSVA; encoded by the coding sequence ATGACGACCTCGCCTCACGCGACCTCACCTCGCCATTCAGCGCCCCCTCGTCTCGCCATCGTCCTGTTCTCGCTCGCGATGGGCGGCTTTGCGATCGGGACCACCGAATTCGCATCGATGAGCCTGCTGCCGTTCTTCGCGGCCGATCTTCATATCGACGAGCCGACGGCCGGACACGCGATCAGCGCCTACGCGCTCGGCGTGGTGCTGGGCGCGCCGCTGATCGCCGTGCTCGGCGCGAAATTCGCGCGGCGCACGCAGCTCCTGGCGCTGATGGCCGTGTTCGCGCTCGGCAACGCCCTCACCGCGCTGGCACCGAGCTTCGGCTCGATGGTCGCGGCCCGCTTCCTCTCGGGCCTGCCCCACGGCGCCTATTTCGGCATCGCTGCGCTGGTGGCGGCCTCGCTCGTTCCGCAACATCGCCGCTCGCAGGCGGTCGGCCAGGTGATGCTGGGTCTGACCGTCGCCACCATCATCGGCGTGCCCTTGGCCAATCTGATCGGCCAGGCGCTCGGCTGGCGCGCGAGCTTCGGTCTCGTGTCGGTGCTGGCGCTCCTCACCGTGTTGCTGTGCGCGCTGTTCGCGCCGCGCGACCAGGCCGGCCGGTCGGATCCGCTGCGCGAGCTCGGCGCGCTCAAAAGCCGCCGGGTCTGGACCACGCTCGCGATCAGCGCCATCGGCTTCGGCGGCATGTTCGCCGTCTACACCTATCTGGCGACGACGTTGATCGAGGTCACCAAGGTCAGCACCGAGGTCATTCCATTCTTCCTGGCGATCTTCGGCATCGGCGCCACGCTCGGCAATCTGTTCGTGCCGCGCTTCGCCGATCGCGCCTTGATGCCGACGGCGGGCGGCATCCTGGTGTTTGCCACCGTGGCGCTGCTGGCGTTTCCGCTTGTCGCCGGCAATCGCTGGCTGCTCGCGATCGACATCTTTGCGATCGGCGCCAGCGTCGCGCTCGGTGCCATCTTGCAGACGCGGCTGATGGATGTCGCGGGAGACGCGCAGGCGCTCGCCGCCGCGCTCAACCATTCGGCGTTCAACACCGCCAATGCGCTCGGCCCCTTCCTCGGCGGCCTTGCCATTCGCCAGGGGCTCGGCTGGACCTCGACCGGTCCCGTCGGCGCCGCGCTCGCGGTCCTCGGCTTGTTGATCTGGTTCGTCGCATGGCGCGACACCGACCTCACGCCGGTCGCGCACGCCTCAAGCAGCGAGGCCGCGCCACGCGAAGTTGCTCCGCTGAAGCACGCACCCCCGCTCGCGCCTGATAACCGGAGCCGCTCCAGGGATTCGGTGGCCTGA